A window of Candidatus Vicinibacter proximus contains these coding sequences:
- a CDS encoding MBL fold metallo-hydrolase, with amino-acid sequence MKITFLGTGTSQGIPIICCDCKVCHSKNPKDQRLRTSIYIQKEEQSFLIDIGPDFRQQMLTNGFQKVDAVLLTHQHADHTAGIDDIRPIYFNQRAEIPFYAEKMVLDDLRVRFGYIFGENDYPGIPEVGLHEIYAGKEFGIGNTKILPLRIWHGQLPIVAFKIGSLAYITDAKKIDQEVIQQLYGADCLVINALRYKEHHSHLNMEECLQNIKLINPKVTYIIHLSHQMGLHSEIESTLPDQVFLAYDGLSIDVL; translated from the coding sequence TTGAAAATTACTTTTCTCGGCACAGGCACCTCTCAGGGAATCCCAATCATTTGTTGTGATTGTAAAGTTTGCCATTCAAAAAATCCCAAGGATCAAAGACTGCGGACTTCCATATACATTCAAAAAGAGGAACAAAGCTTCCTCATTGATATAGGTCCGGATTTTAGGCAACAAATGCTTACAAATGGGTTTCAAAAAGTGGATGCCGTGTTACTTACTCACCAACATGCAGATCACACTGCAGGAATTGATGACATCAGACCAATATACTTTAATCAAAGAGCAGAAATTCCTTTTTATGCAGAAAAAATGGTTCTTGATGACCTTAGAGTTAGATTTGGATATATTTTTGGAGAAAATGATTATCCTGGAATACCCGAAGTTGGACTTCATGAAATTTATGCAGGTAAAGAGTTTGGTATTGGCAACACCAAAATTTTACCTTTAAGAATTTGGCATGGTCAGCTGCCAATAGTTGCTTTTAAAATAGGCTCTTTGGCCTACATTACCGATGCTAAAAAAATTGATCAGGAAGTTATTCAGCAGCTTTATGGGGCGGATTGCCTGGTGATTAATGCACTTAGATACAAAGAACATCACTCCCATTTGAATATGGAGGAGTGTCTACAAAATATTAAACTAATCAATCCGAAAGTTACCTACATCATCCATTTATCGCATCAAATGGGACTTCACTCAGAAATTGAGTCTACTTTGCCTGACCAGGTGTTTTTGGCTTATGATGGATTAAGTATAGATGTCTTATGA
- a CDS encoding PorT family protein: MISRFGWFLFALLLFFGHSQDGIAQKEKRFYGGLKLGMNLSQIDGDSVLGFDKLAYTGGFFTGFHLGKTSEIQLEFLYSLRGSKYTKRDLRPIKYNLEYIEVPLIFGFKDWLIEDDQYRYYRIHFQGGLSFGRLFRSSSYNKWDEQFEKNDLSWLLGFNYYFNYNLALNCRYTSSFTPLYRYTINDQEIKMISYFISLGLNYRFN; encoded by the coding sequence ATGATTAGCAGGTTTGGTTGGTTTTTGTTTGCTTTACTTCTATTTTTTGGACATTCGCAAGATGGTATTGCCCAAAAGGAAAAGAGATTTTATGGAGGGCTTAAACTCGGCATGAATCTGAGCCAGATAGATGGTGACAGTGTTCTGGGATTCGACAAATTGGCTTATACCGGTGGTTTTTTTACCGGTTTTCACCTTGGCAAAACAAGTGAGATTCAGCTAGAGTTCCTGTACAGTCTGAGGGGATCAAAATATACGAAGAGGGATCTTAGGCCCATTAAGTACAATCTTGAGTACATAGAAGTTCCCTTGATTTTTGGTTTTAAGGACTGGCTGATTGAAGATGATCAATATCGGTATTACAGGATTCATTTTCAGGGAGGTCTTTCGTTTGGGAGATTGTTCCGGTCCTCCAGTTATAATAAATGGGATGAACAATTCGAAAAAAATGACCTTAGTTGGTTGTTAGGGTTTAATTATTATTTCAATTACAATTTGGCCTTAAATTGCCGATATACTTCGTCCTTTACCCCTCTTTACCGATATACAATTAATGATCAGGAAATCAAAATGATCAGTTATTTTATATCTTTGGGTCTGAATTATAGATTTAATTAA
- a CDS encoding metal ABC transporter permease produces the protein MQSILDPIQQFFLLESGVRALVASVLVGGLCGLLGSFIVLRNMSLIGDALSHAILPGIVVAFVFFGYSTSAFFGGSVLAGIIAALLITWLQRSIRIKNDAAIGIIFTFMFSIGVIGISWLSHHDGVHLDLKDFLFGNILAVQNEDVWMTLGMCVIVCGAILIFYRAMFTTTFQADLASTLGYHQDMIHYLIMLLLSLSVVASLRSVGVILVVAMLITPASAALLISDRLPRVLATSSILGMIAALTGLLLSISLDTPPGPSMAVVTTLIYLLVMLFAPQRGLIIRWRVRKQQQMRVVVEDILKQLYRIENNQPIPYQKLEDTMVHDRKLLTKWIRKMAQLKLIKFESGEIQLTESGKQKANHLVRAHRLWETFLVEELGLKPDQIHEEAERFEHHLSEEEINEVDRNLGYPKTDPHGSPIPR, from the coding sequence ATGCAATCTATCTTAGATCCTATACAGCAGTTTTTTTTACTTGAATCAGGTGTCAGGGCATTAGTTGCTTCGGTTCTGGTGGGAGGTTTATGTGGATTGCTGGGTAGCTTTATTGTTTTAAGAAACATGTCATTAATTGGCGATGCTCTGTCACATGCCATTCTTCCGGGGATAGTTGTGGCTTTTGTGTTTTTCGGATATTCTACTTCCGCTTTTTTTGGAGGCTCCGTTCTTGCAGGAATAATTGCCGCATTATTAATTACATGGTTACAAAGGTCCATAAGGATCAAAAATGATGCAGCCATCGGGATTATTTTCACCTTTATGTTTTCCATTGGCGTCATTGGCATAAGTTGGCTCAGTCATCATGATGGAGTGCATCTCGATCTTAAGGATTTTTTATTTGGAAATATACTTGCAGTTCAAAATGAAGATGTCTGGATGACTCTGGGAATGTGTGTAATCGTCTGTGGTGCGATCCTTATCTTTTACAGGGCCATGTTTACGACTACATTTCAAGCTGATCTGGCATCTACCTTAGGTTATCACCAAGACATGATTCATTATTTGATTATGCTATTGTTATCGTTATCGGTTGTTGCTTCTCTTAGAAGCGTGGGTGTAATATTGGTGGTCGCGATGCTGATTACACCTGCTTCAGCTGCCTTGTTGATTTCCGATCGCCTCCCCAGAGTATTGGCAACTTCCTCCATCCTTGGCATGATTGCAGCATTAACCGGTTTGCTGTTGAGCATTTCATTAGATACACCACCAGGTCCGTCAATGGCCGTAGTAACCACACTAATATACCTGCTTGTCATGTTGTTTGCTCCACAGAGAGGTTTGATCATCAGATGGCGTGTTCGCAAACAACAGCAAATGAGAGTTGTAGTAGAAGACATTCTCAAACAATTGTACAGAATAGAAAACAACCAACCCATACCCTACCAAAAATTGGAAGATACCATGGTTCATGATCGTAAACTTCTGACCAAATGGATTAGAAAAATGGCTCAACTAAAATTGATCAAGTTTGAATCCGGGGAAATACAACTCACTGAGAGTGGAAAGCAAAAGGCTAACCACTTAGTGCGGGCACACAGACTTTGGGAAACTTTTCTTGTGGAAGAATTAGGTTTAAAACCAGATCAAATTCATGAGGAAGCAGAAAGATTTGAACACCATCTTTCAGAAGAAGAAATAAATGAAGTGGATCGAAATCTTGGATATCCAAAAACCGATCCACATGGATCTCCTATTCCAAGGTGA